The following coding sequences are from one Rutidosis leptorrhynchoides isolate AG116_Rl617_1_P2 chromosome 11, CSIRO_AGI_Rlap_v1, whole genome shotgun sequence window:
- the LOC139876385 gene encoding UDP-D-apiose/UDP-D-xylose synthase 2-like, with protein sequence MTSSSARVDLDGNTIKPLTICMIGAGGFIGSHLCEKLMTETQHTVFAVDVYSDKIKHLLEPDSLPWTGRIQFHRLNIKNDSRLEGLIKCSDLAVNLAAICTPADYNTRPLDTIYSNFIDALPVVKYCSENNKRLIHFSTCEVYGKTIGSYLPQDSPLRQDPAYYILKEDTSPCIFGSIEKQRWSYACAKQLIERLIYAEGAENGLEFTIVRPFNWIGPRMDFIPGIDGPSEGVPRVLACFSNNLLRREPLKLVDGGESQRTFIYIKDAIEAVHLMIENPARANGHIFNVGNPNNEVTVRQLAEMMTKVYAKVSGEDSIETPTVDVSSKEFYGEGYDDSDKRIPDMTIINKQLGWDPKTSLWDLLESTLTYQHKTYAEAVKQSIAKPLAN encoded by the exons ATGACGTCATCGTCGGCGAGAGTAGATCTGGACGGAAATACGATTAAGCCGTTAACGATATGCATGATCGGTGCCGGAGGATTCATCGGTTCACATTTATGTGAGAAATTGATGACGGAAACGCAACACACTGTGTTTGCCGTTGATGTTTATAGTGATAAAATCAAGCATTTGCTTGAACCGGATTCTCTCCCCTGGACTGGTCGAATTCAATTTCACCGGCTCAACATTAAGAACGATTCTCGCCTTGAAGGACTAATCAAATGCTCCGATCTG GCAGTGAATCTAGCTGCGATCTGCACACCAGCTGATTACAATACGCGTCCGCTTGACACGATTTACAGCAATTTCATTGACGCACTCCCCGTG GTTAAGTACTGTTCGGAGAATAACAAGCGGCTCATTCATTTCTCAACTTGCGAAGTGTATGGCAAAACTATTGGTAGCTATCTTCCTCAAGATAGCCCCTTGAGACAG GATCCTGCTTATTACATTCTCAAAGAAGATACCTCTCCTTGCATTTTTGGCTCAATTGAGAAGCAGAGGTGGTCTTATGCCTGTGCGAAACAGTTGATTGAAAGACTAATCTATG CTGAGGGTGCTGAGAATGGTCTCGAGTTCACCATTGTTAGGCCTTTTAACTGGATTGGCCCGAGGATGGATTTTATTCCTGGGATCGATGGTCCCAGTGAAGGTGTTCCTAGGGTCCTCGCTTGCTTTAGTAAT AATCTTCTCAGGCGTGAGCCTCTTAAGCTCGTGGATGGTGGTGAATCACAAAGAACATTTATTTATATCAAGGATGCTATTGAGGCTGTTCATTTGATGATT GAAAACCCTGCTAGAGCTAATGGACATATCTTTAATGTCGGTAACCCTAACAATGAAGTTACAGTCAGACAACTTGCTGAAATGATGACCAAG GTATATGCGAAAGTAAGCGGAGAAGATTCAATAGAGACTCCAACCGTTGACGTTAGTTCTAAAGAATTTTATGGTGAAGGTTATGATGATAGTGACAAGAGAATTCCAGACATGACCATCATAAACAAACAATTAG GTTGGGATCCGAAGACATCTTTATGGGACTTGCTTGAATCTACACTTACCTACCAACACAAGACATACGCCGAAGCAGTCAAACAATCCATCGCAAAACCATTAGCCAATTAA